The Micromonospora sp. Llam0 genome includes a window with the following:
- a CDS encoding DUF2630 family protein translates to MDDRTLLARIQELVDEEHELRGRFAAGQLSADEEHARLGALEEALDQCWDLLRRRRAARDVGGDPDAVQPRPTGEVEGYLQ, encoded by the coding sequence ATGGACGACAGGACCCTGCTGGCCCGGATTCAGGAACTGGTCGACGAGGAGCACGAGCTGCGTGGCAGGTTCGCCGCCGGGCAGCTCTCCGCGGACGAGGAGCACGCCCGACTGGGTGCGCTGGAAGAGGCGCTCGACCAGTGCTGGGACCTGCTGCGTCGCCGCCGGGCCGCCCGGGACGTCGGCGGCGACCCGGACGCCGTCCAGCCACGGCCCACCGGCGAGGTGGAGGGTTACCTGCAGTAG
- a CDS encoding aconitate hydratase translates to MASLDTFGAKSQLRVADASYEIFKINTVAGHEHLPYSLKILLENLLRTEDGANVTAEQIRALGSWDPTAEPSVEIQFTPARVLMQDFTGVPCVVDLATMREAVRELGGDPTKVNPLAPAELVIDHSVIADLFGREDAFARNVELEYGRNKERYQFLRWGQTAFNEFKVVPPGTGIVHQVNIEYLARTIMERNGQAYPDTVVGTDSHTTMVNGLGVVGWGVGGIEAEAAMLGQPVSMLIPRVVGFKLSGEAPAGTTATDLVLTITEMLRQHGVVGKFVEFYGPGVSAVPLANRATIGNMSPEYGSTVAIFPIDAETINYLRLTGRDDAQVALVEAYAKEQGLWHDPAAEPHYSERLELDLSTIEPSLAGPKRPQDRVPLGSAKTMFRSALTDYVADDPTPSVAGPADEASVESFPASDPPAADGADDPADKPHELISASIGAGGRASKPVQVTGADGARFELDHGAVVIAAITSCTNTSNPQVMLGAALLARNAVDRGLTRKPWVKTTLAPGSKVVMDYYERAGLTPYLEKLGFHLVGYGCTTCIGNSGPLPEEVSAAVNEHDLTVVSVLSGNRNFEGRINPDVKMNYLASPPLVVAYALAGTMDIDLANEPLGTGSDGRPVFLRDIWPSNAEIEQVRASAIGAAGFGAAYADVFAGDERWQSLPTPTGDTFTWADESTYVRKPPYFEGMAPTPRPVTDIAGARVLAKLGDSVTTDHISPAGAIKPDSPAGRYLSEHGVPRHEFNSYGSRRGNHEVMIRGTFANIRLRNQLVPGVEGGFTVNHLTGEQTSIYDASVGYAQAGVPLVVLAGKEYGSGSSRDWAAKGTMLLGVRAVIAESYERIHRSNLIGMGVLPLQYPAGQDAASLGLTGTETIDIVGVTALNDGATPRTVTVRTDTGVEFEAVVRIDTPGEADYYRHGGILQFVLRKMLSS, encoded by the coding sequence GTGGCGAGCCTCGACACCTTCGGTGCGAAGAGCCAGCTGCGCGTCGCCGACGCGAGCTACGAGATTTTCAAGATCAACACAGTGGCGGGTCACGAGCACCTGCCGTACAGCCTGAAGATCCTGCTGGAGAACCTGCTCCGCACCGAGGACGGGGCCAACGTCACCGCCGAGCAGATCCGCGCGCTCGGTTCCTGGGACCCGACCGCCGAGCCGAGCGTCGAGATCCAGTTCACCCCGGCCCGGGTCCTCATGCAGGACTTCACCGGCGTACCGTGCGTGGTCGACCTGGCCACCATGCGGGAGGCCGTCCGCGAGCTCGGCGGCGACCCGACCAAGGTCAACCCGCTCGCCCCGGCCGAGCTGGTCATCGACCACTCGGTCATCGCCGACCTGTTCGGCCGCGAGGACGCCTTCGCCCGCAACGTCGAGCTGGAGTACGGCCGCAACAAGGAGCGCTACCAGTTCCTACGCTGGGGGCAGACCGCGTTCAACGAGTTCAAGGTCGTCCCGCCCGGCACCGGCATCGTCCACCAGGTCAACATCGAGTACCTGGCCCGGACGATCATGGAACGCAACGGGCAGGCCTACCCGGACACCGTCGTCGGCACCGACTCGCACACCACGATGGTCAACGGGCTGGGCGTCGTGGGCTGGGGCGTCGGCGGCATCGAGGCCGAGGCCGCCATGCTCGGCCAGCCGGTCAGCATGCTGATCCCCCGGGTCGTCGGGTTCAAGCTCTCCGGCGAGGCGCCCGCCGGCACCACCGCCACCGACCTGGTGCTCACCATCACCGAGATGCTGCGCCAGCACGGCGTGGTCGGCAAGTTCGTCGAGTTCTACGGACCCGGCGTCAGCGCCGTGCCGCTGGCCAACCGGGCCACCATCGGCAACATGTCGCCCGAGTACGGCTCCACAGTCGCGATCTTCCCGATCGACGCGGAGACCATCAACTACCTGCGGCTCACCGGCCGCGACGACGCCCAGGTCGCGCTGGTCGAGGCGTACGCCAAGGAACAGGGCCTGTGGCACGACCCGGCCGCCGAACCGCACTACTCGGAGCGGCTCGAGCTCGACCTGTCCACCATCGAGCCGTCGCTGGCCGGACCGAAGCGCCCGCAGGACCGGGTCCCGCTGGGCAGCGCCAAGACCATGTTCCGCTCCGCGCTGACCGACTACGTAGCCGACGACCCGACCCCGTCCGTTGCCGGCCCGGCCGACGAGGCCAGCGTCGAGTCCTTCCCGGCCAGCGACCCGCCGGCCGCCGACGGCGCCGACGACCCGGCCGACAAGCCGCACGAGCTGATCAGCGCCTCGATCGGCGCCGGTGGGCGGGCCAGCAAGCCGGTGCAGGTGACCGGTGCCGACGGCGCCCGGTTCGAACTGGACCACGGAGCGGTGGTAATCGCGGCGATCACCTCCTGCACCAACACCTCCAACCCGCAGGTGATGCTCGGTGCCGCGCTGCTGGCCCGCAACGCCGTCGATCGAGGGCTGACCCGCAAGCCGTGGGTGAAGACCACCCTGGCACCGGGTTCCAAGGTCGTCATGGACTACTACGAGCGTGCCGGGCTCACCCCGTACCTGGAAAAGCTCGGCTTCCACCTGGTCGGCTACGGCTGCACCACCTGCATCGGCAACTCCGGCCCGCTGCCCGAGGAAGTCTCCGCGGCGGTCAACGAACACGACCTGACCGTGGTGTCGGTGCTGTCCGGCAACCGCAACTTCGAGGGCCGGATCAACCCGGACGTCAAGATGAACTACCTGGCCTCGCCGCCGCTGGTCGTCGCGTACGCCCTCGCCGGCACGATGGACATCGACCTGGCCAACGAGCCGCTGGGCACCGGATCCGACGGTCGACCGGTGTTCCTGCGCGACATCTGGCCCAGCAACGCGGAGATCGAGCAGGTGCGGGCCAGTGCCATCGGCGCCGCCGGGTTCGGCGCGGCGTACGCCGACGTGTTCGCCGGCGACGAGCGGTGGCAGTCGCTGCCCACCCCGACCGGCGACACGTTCACCTGGGCCGACGAGTCGACCTACGTGCGCAAGCCCCCGTACTTCGAGGGCATGGCACCGACGCCGCGGCCGGTGACCGACATCGCCGGCGCCCGGGTGCTGGCCAAGCTCGGTGACTCGGTGACCACCGACCACATCTCGCCGGCCGGTGCGATCAAGCCCGACTCCCCCGCCGGGCGCTACCTCAGCGAACACGGCGTCCCCCGGCACGAGTTCAACTCGTACGGGTCCCGGCGCGGCAACCACGAGGTGATGATCCGCGGCACCTTCGCCAACATCCGGCTGCGCAACCAGCTGGTGCCGGGCGTCGAGGGCGGCTTCACCGTCAACCATCTGACCGGCGAGCAGACCAGCATCTACGACGCGTCGGTGGGGTACGCGCAGGCCGGCGTGCCGCTGGTGGTGCTGGCCGGCAAGGAGTACGGCTCCGGTTCGTCGCGGGACTGGGCGGCGAAGGGCACCATGCTGCTCGGCGTACGGGCCGTCATCGCCGAATCGTACGAGCGGATCCACCGCTCCAACCTGATCGGCATGGGGGTGCTGCCGTTGCAGTACCCGGCCGGGCAGGACGCCGCCTCCCTCGGGCTCACCGGCACCGAGACGATCGACATCGTCGGGGTGACCGCGCTCAACGACGGCGCCACTCCGCGTACGGTGACCGTGCGCACCGACACCGGTGTCGAGTTCGAGGCCGTGGTCCGGATCGACACGCCGGGCGAGGCCGACTACTACCGGCACGGCGGCATCCTGCAGTTCGTGCTGCGCAAGATGCTGTCCAGCTGA